A genomic stretch from Arthrobacter sp. KBS0702 includes:
- a CDS encoding DEAD/DEAH box helicase: MKGQGLAGGTLAAVAMDRFSRPTREWFLGAFSAPTPAQNGAWNAISSGAHALVVAPTGSGKTLAAFLWALDRLLVSAPAEPQELPGLDAAAGKAVRRRAPKRKTRVLYISPLKALGVDVERNLRAPLIGITQTAKRLGLPAPLITVGVRSGDTTAADRRSLLSHPPDILITTPESLFLMLTSKARETLDEVDTIIVDEVHAVAGTKRGAHLAVSLERLDALLPKPAQRIGLSATVEPKELVAQFLAGAAPVEIVAPPSKKTWDLTVSVPVEDMSDLQGAAGAFDSGPASGLQPHASIWPHVEEKIVDLVLANQSTIVFANSRRLAERLTARLNEIYAERQLMAAGGGWDEAGGVAPDFVDATPTSTATPAHMMAQAGSTAGADPVLARAHHGSVSKDQRALIEDDLKSGRLRCVVATSSLELGIDMGAVDLVVQVESPPSVASGLQRVGRAGHQVGEVSQGVLFPKHRADLVHTAITVERMLDGKIERLYVPANPLDILAQQTVAATALGAIDVEEWFSTVRRSAPFASLPRSAFEATLDLLAGRYPSDEFAELRPRIVWDRNAGTIEGRPGSQRLAVTSGGTIPDRGMFGVYIIGTEVEGTGSDGSGDGKAAGQASTAKGGRRVGELDEEMVYESRVGDIFALGATSWKIEDITHDRVLVSPAFGQPGKLPFWRGDSLGRPVDLGRALGAFMRELSASDVGPATERCKATGLDDFAANNLIQYLAEQKLATEVVPSDTTLVVERFHDELGDWRVVLHSPFGMPVHAPWALAVGQRLQQRYGMDGSAMAADDGIVLRVPMMEDEPPGAELFLFEPEELEQIVTAEVGGSALFASRFRECAARALLLPRQTPGKRQPLWQQRQRSAQLLDVARKYPTFPIVLETVRECLQDVYDLPALKDIAASIERRELRILQTTTQQPSPFAKSLLFGYVAQFLYEGDSPLAERRAAALALDSTLLNELLGRVELRELLDAKVIEATELELQRLAPDRRMRGLEGVADLLRLLGPLTPDEVAARLESQAPAEAEAEVEAGAEVEAGAVPGEAGAKPEPGAVETAAAEAPGAAAADAAAHLAALQRANRAIKVNIGGVERFAAVEDAARLRDALGVPLPMGVPLAFIEPVADPLGDLVSRYARTHGPFTAAEAAARLGLGVAVVGTALKRLAADGRVVEGEFRPHPAAPDEAQAGDSAAPAAAPAAALPTVLPATVSEWCDAEVLRKLRRRSLAALRAEVEPVDNAAYGRFLPAWQHVRTPGGRGQSALRGLDGIITAVDQLSGVPIPASAWEPLVLASRVSNYQPAMLDELMAAGEVLWSGAGSLPGNDGWVSLHLADSAELTLNPAPDFVPGDAQQRLLDHLRNNGGGYFFRQLTDIAGGMDTVLSDQDVVSALWDLAWAGRITGDTFAPVRALIAGGHTAHRQVGRAPRARAPRLSRLGRAHGTGLLGSPGLTGGRYGSVTGAPATPPLAAGRWSALPAPELDATIHARATAELLLDRYGVVTRGSVMAENILGGFGLMYKVLARLEEAGRCRRGYFIEHLGAAQFAVPATVDRLRSYVEDAQVHKAEPVALALAATDPANPYGAALPWPALDVEAGTGHRPGRKAGALVVLVDGALVLYVERGGKTLLAFSSDPDVLAAAGSALVGVVTRGAIDKLIMEKVNGHGILDTPVAAALAQAGAYSTPKGLRIRA; encoded by the coding sequence ATGAAGGGGCAGGGACTCGCCGGCGGCACACTCGCAGCCGTTGCCATGGACCGGTTCAGCCGGCCGACCCGGGAGTGGTTCCTGGGGGCCTTTTCCGCGCCCACCCCGGCACAGAATGGCGCCTGGAACGCCATTTCCTCGGGCGCGCATGCCCTCGTGGTGGCCCCCACCGGCTCCGGCAAGACCCTCGCCGCCTTCCTCTGGGCCCTGGACCGACTGCTGGTCTCGGCCCCGGCGGAACCGCAAGAGCTGCCGGGCCTGGACGCCGCGGCCGGGAAAGCCGTCCGGCGCAGGGCCCCGAAGCGGAAAACCCGGGTGCTGTACATCTCCCCGCTCAAGGCCCTGGGTGTCGACGTCGAACGCAACCTCCGCGCCCCGCTGATCGGCATCACCCAGACCGCCAAGCGCCTCGGCCTGCCCGCGCCGCTGATCACCGTGGGCGTCCGCTCCGGGGATACGACGGCGGCGGACCGGCGCTCGTTGCTGAGCCACCCGCCGGACATCCTCATCACCACGCCCGAATCCCTCTTCCTGATGCTCACCTCGAAGGCGCGGGAAACCCTGGACGAGGTGGACACCATCATCGTGGATGAGGTGCATGCCGTCGCCGGCACCAAACGCGGCGCGCACCTGGCTGTTTCGCTGGAACGCCTCGATGCCCTGCTGCCCAAACCGGCCCAGCGGATCGGTCTCTCCGCGACGGTGGAGCCGAAGGAGCTGGTGGCGCAGTTCCTCGCGGGCGCAGCACCGGTGGAAATTGTCGCGCCGCCGTCGAAGAAGACCTGGGACCTGACCGTCTCCGTGCCGGTAGAAGACATGTCCGACCTTCAGGGCGCGGCCGGGGCGTTCGACTCGGGCCCGGCGTCCGGGCTGCAGCCGCACGCCTCCATCTGGCCGCATGTCGAAGAAAAGATCGTGGACCTGGTGCTGGCCAACCAGTCCACCATCGTGTTCGCGAACTCCCGCCGGCTGGCCGAACGGCTCACGGCCCGGCTCAACGAAATCTACGCCGAGCGCCAGCTCATGGCCGCCGGCGGGGGCTGGGACGAGGCCGGCGGCGTGGCTCCCGACTTTGTTGACGCCACGCCCACGTCGACCGCGACGCCGGCGCACATGATGGCCCAGGCCGGCAGCACCGCCGGCGCGGACCCGGTCCTGGCCAGGGCACACCACGGGTCCGTGTCCAAGGACCAGCGGGCCCTGATCGAGGACGACCTGAAATCCGGCCGGCTGCGCTGCGTCGTGGCCACCTCCTCCCTGGAACTCGGCATCGACATGGGCGCCGTGGACCTCGTGGTGCAGGTCGAGTCGCCGCCCTCGGTGGCGAGCGGCCTGCAGCGGGTGGGCCGCGCCGGCCACCAGGTCGGCGAGGTCTCCCAGGGCGTGCTCTTCCCCAAGCACCGGGCGGATCTTGTCCATACGGCCATCACCGTCGAACGCATGCTGGACGGCAAGATCGAGCGGCTCTACGTCCCGGCCAACCCACTGGACATCCTCGCCCAGCAGACCGTCGCCGCGACCGCACTCGGCGCGATCGACGTCGAGGAATGGTTTTCCACCGTCCGCCGCTCCGCGCCTTTCGCCTCGCTCCCGCGGTCCGCGTTCGAGGCCACCCTGGACCTGCTGGCGGGACGCTACCCCTCGGACGAGTTCGCCGAACTGCGGCCCAGGATCGTCTGGGACCGCAATGCCGGCACCATCGAGGGACGCCCCGGCTCGCAGCGGCTGGCCGTGACCTCCGGCGGCACCATCCCGGACCGCGGCATGTTCGGGGTGTACATCATCGGCACCGAGGTGGAGGGCACCGGCAGCGACGGCTCCGGCGACGGCAAGGCCGCAGGCCAGGCGTCCACGGCCAAGGGCGGCCGCCGGGTGGGCGAGCTCGACGAGGAGATGGTCTACGAATCCCGGGTCGGGGACATCTTCGCCCTCGGCGCCACCAGCTGGAAGATCGAGGACATCACGCACGACCGCGTCCTCGTCTCCCCCGCCTTCGGCCAGCCGGGCAAGCTGCCGTTCTGGCGGGGCGACTCGCTCGGGCGGCCAGTGGACCTGGGCCGGGCCCTAGGCGCGTTCATGCGCGAACTCTCCGCGTCCGACGTCGGCCCGGCCACCGAACGCTGCAAGGCCACCGGCCTGGACGACTTCGCCGCCAACAACCTGATCCAGTACCTCGCCGAGCAGAAGCTCGCCACCGAGGTCGTCCCCAGCGACACGACCCTTGTGGTGGAGCGGTTCCACGATGAGCTCGGCGACTGGCGGGTGGTGCTGCACAGCCCCTTCGGCATGCCGGTGCATGCGCCCTGGGCCCTCGCCGTCGGCCAGCGGCTGCAGCAGCGCTACGGCATGGACGGCTCCGCGATGGCCGCCGACGACGGCATCGTGCTGCGCGTGCCGATGATGGAGGACGAACCGCCCGGCGCGGAACTGTTCCTCTTCGAGCCCGAGGAACTCGAACAGATTGTCACCGCGGAGGTCGGCGGCAGCGCACTGTTTGCCTCCCGTTTCCGGGAGTGCGCCGCCCGGGCCCTGCTGCTGCCCCGGCAGACCCCCGGAAAGCGCCAGCCGCTGTGGCAGCAGCGCCAGCGCTCGGCCCAGCTGCTGGACGTCGCCCGGAAATACCCGACCTTCCCGATCGTGCTCGAGACCGTGCGCGAGTGCCTGCAGGACGTCTACGACCTTCCGGCCCTGAAGGACATCGCCGCCTCGATCGAACGGCGTGAACTGCGGATCCTGCAGACCACCACACAACAGCCCTCGCCGTTCGCCAAGTCCCTGCTCTTTGGGTACGTGGCGCAGTTCCTCTACGAAGGCGATTCGCCGCTGGCCGAGCGCCGCGCCGCCGCGCTGGCGCTGGACTCGACGCTGCTCAACGAACTGCTGGGCCGGGTGGAGCTGCGCGAACTGCTCGACGCGAAGGTCATCGAGGCCACCGAACTGGAACTGCAGCGACTCGCTCCGGACCGGAGGATGCGCGGGCTGGAGGGCGTGGCCGATCTGCTCCGGCTGCTGGGCCCGCTCACCCCCGACGAAGTCGCCGCCCGGCTCGAGTCGCAGGCGCCAGCGGAGGCGGAGGCGGAAGTAGAGGCAGGGGCGGAAGTAGAGGCAGGGGCCGTGCCCGGCGAAGCCGGGGCCAAACCGGAGCCCGGGGCGGTTGAAACCGCCGCGGCCGAGGCCCCGGGCGCCGCCGCGGCCGACGCGGCCGCCCATTTGGCGGCTTTGCAGCGGGCCAACCGTGCGATCAAGGTCAACATCGGCGGCGTGGAACGGTTCGCCGCGGTAGAGGATGCCGCCAGGCTGCGCGATGCCCTCGGTGTCCCCTTGCCGATGGGCGTGCCGCTAGCGTTCATCGAACCCGTTGCGGACCCGTTGGGCGACCTCGTCTCACGCTACGCCCGCACGCACGGGCCCTTCACCGCCGCCGAAGCCGCCGCCCGGCTGGGCCTCGGCGTCGCCGTCGTCGGCACGGCACTCAAGAGGCTGGCCGCGGACGGGCGCGTCGTCGAAGGCGAATTCCGGCCGCACCCCGCAGCGCCGGACGAGGCGCAGGCCGGGGATTCGGCAGCACCGGCTGCCGCCCCGGCGGCGGCGTTGCCGACTGTCCTGCCGGCAACCGTCAGTGAGTGGTGCGACGCCGAGGTGCTCCGCAAGTTGCGGCGTCGGTCGCTCGCGGCGCTGCGGGCCGAGGTCGAGCCCGTGGACAACGCCGCGTACGGGCGGTTCCTGCCCGCGTGGCAGCACGTGCGGACACCCGGCGGCCGGGGCCAGTCGGCTTTGCGCGGGCTGGACGGCATCATCACCGCCGTCGACCAGCTCTCCGGCGTGCCGATTCCGGCCTCCGCCTGGGAACCGCTGGTCCTGGCCAGCCGCGTCTCCAACTACCAGCCGGCCATGCTCGACGAACTCATGGCCGCCGGCGAGGTCCTCTGGTCCGGGGCCGGCTCGCTGCCCGGCAACGACGGCTGGGTGAGCCTGCACCTCGCCGATTCCGCCGAACTGACGCTGAACCCGGCACCGGACTTCGTACCCGGCGACGCACAGCAGCGGTTGCTGGACCACCTGCGGAACAACGGCGGCGGCTACTTCTTCCGGCAGCTGACCGACATCGCCGGCGGGATGGACACGGTCCTCAGCGACCAGGACGTCGTGTCCGCGCTCTGGGACCTGGCCTGGGCCGGCCGGATCACCGGCGACACCTTCGCCCCGGTCCGGGCCCTCATCGCCGGCGGCCACACCGCGCACCGGCAGGTCGGGCGCGCGCCCCGTGCCCGGGCGCCCAGGCTCAGCCGGCTGGGCCGCGCCCACGGGACCGGGCTGCTCGGATCGCCCGGCCTCACCGGCGGCCGCTACGGCTCCGTCACCGGCGCCCCCGCCACGCCCCCGCTCGCCGCCGGACGCTGGTCCGCGCTCCCGGCCCCCGAGCTCGACGCCACCATCCATGCCCGGGCCACCGCGGAACTCCTGCTGGACCGGTACGGCGTAGTCACCCGGGGATCGGTGATGGCGGAGAACATCCTGGGCGGCTTCGGCCTGATGTACAAGGTGCTGGCCCGGCTCGAGGAAGCCGGGCGGTGCCGCCGCGGCTACTTCATCGAACACCTCGGCGCCGCCCAGTTCGCGGTGCCGGCCACGGTGGACCGGCTGCGCTCCTACGTCGAGGACGCCCAGGTGCACAAGGCCGAGCCCGTCGCCCTGGCCCTCGCGGCAACCGACCCGGCCAACCCCTACGGCGCCGCGCTGCCGTGGCCGGCCCTGGACGTGGAGGCGGGCACCGGCCACCGCCCCGGCCGGAAGGCGGGCGCCCTGGTGGTGTTGGTGGACGGCGCGCTGGTCCTGTACGTGGAACGCGGCGGCAAGACTTTGCTCGCGTTCAGCTCCGACCCCGACGTCCTGGCCGCCGCCGGGTCCGCCCTCGTCGGCGTCGTGACGCGCGGCGCCATCGACAAGCTGATCATGGAAAAAGTCAACGGCCACGGCATCTTGGACACGCCGGTCGCCGCCGCGCTGGCCCAGGCCGGCGCCTACTCCACCCCGAAGGGACTGAGGATCCGTGCCTGA
- a CDS encoding DUF4232 domain-containing protein — protein MKHRLVITSVTAAAAAALLLSGCGQNQSQGATTPAPTSSSPSSTSSQSGSASPSQPATGGAAAAPSSAAAAGPALCKAANLTAALDAKGGGAAGSVYMQLIVTNSGAETCLLKGFAGVSLTAGADGEPIGAAATRDDSTPVADVLLASGQAGTATLRYTQAGNYPNCTRTPAAGFRIYPPEDTASLFVAAPKDACTEAGINLLTIAAFTAK, from the coding sequence ATGAAACACAGACTGGTAATTACTTCGGTGACGGCGGCTGCCGCGGCGGCATTGCTGCTCAGTGGCTGTGGCCAGAACCAGTCCCAGGGCGCCACGACCCCCGCGCCGACGTCGTCGTCCCCGTCCAGCACGTCCAGCCAGTCCGGTTCCGCCAGCCCGTCCCAGCCGGCGACCGGCGGGGCCGCCGCGGCCCCCTCGTCCGCCGCAGCGGCGGGACCCGCCCTGTGCAAGGCCGCAAACCTCACGGCCGCCCTCGACGCCAAGGGCGGCGGCGCGGCCGGCAGCGTCTACATGCAGCTGATCGTGACGAACTCGGGTGCGGAAACGTGTCTGCTGAAGGGCTTCGCCGGCGTCTCCCTCACCGCCGGGGCCGACGGCGAACCGATCGGTGCCGCCGCGACGCGCGACGATTCCACCCCCGTGGCCGACGTGCTGCTCGCCTCGGGACAGGCCGGCACCGCCACCCTGCGCTACACACAGGCCGGGAACTACCCCAACTGCACCCGCACGCCCGCCGCAGGATTCCGGATCTACCCGCCGGAGGACACTGCGTCGCTGTTCGTCGCCGCGCCCAAGGACGCCTGCACCGAAGCGGGCATCAACCTCCTGACCATCGCCGCGTTCACCGCGAAGTAG
- a CDS encoding YcnI family protein has protein sequence MLAGISGASAHVEATPDKTAANSYALLSFAIPHGCEHSGTTKMTITLPAELNDAQPTANPNWTAAKVTEQLPEPKRLADGSSITKRTSQIVYTAKAPLNPELRDVLVLSVKLPDTPGKTLYFPTLQDCEQGQTKWTDIPQEGQDEESLKSPAPSVTVTEAVAGADGHGAATDAHGAEHAGSVAGAAQAAAANDGGGQLRSWAALVAGVGGLGLGGLALARSRKPAPAGVPADGPARPE, from the coding sequence ATGCTCGCCGGCATCAGCGGAGCATCAGCCCACGTCGAAGCGACCCCGGACAAGACCGCGGCCAACTCCTACGCCCTGCTCAGCTTCGCCATCCCGCATGGCTGCGAACATTCGGGCACCACGAAGATGACCATCACCCTGCCCGCGGAACTCAACGACGCGCAGCCCACGGCGAACCCGAACTGGACCGCTGCCAAGGTCACGGAACAACTGCCCGAACCAAAGAGGCTTGCTGACGGTTCCTCCATCACCAAGCGCACCAGCCAGATCGTCTACACCGCCAAGGCACCGCTGAACCCGGAACTCCGCGATGTCCTGGTGCTCTCCGTGAAACTGCCGGACACCCCGGGGAAGACCCTGTACTTCCCGACCCTGCAGGACTGCGAGCAGGGGCAGACCAAGTGGACCGATATCCCCCAGGAGGGCCAGGACGAGGAGTCACTCAAGAGCCCGGCGCCGTCCGTCACGGTCACGGAGGCAGTCGCCGGGGCCGACGGGCACGGCGCCGCAACGGACGCCCACGGCGCCGAGCATGCGGGGTCCGTCGCCGGGGCGGCCCAGGCGGCCGCGGCGAACGACGGCGGCGGCCAGCTGCGCAGCTGGGCGGCCCTGGTCGCCGGCGTCGGCGGCCTCGGCCTGGGCGGACTAGCGCTGGCCCGGAGCCGCAAGCCGGCACCCGCAGGGGTCCCGGCCGACGGCCCCGCCCGGCCCGAATAG
- the ppsA gene encoding phosphoenolpyruvate synthase, translating to MTTDILWFSELGLKDLDRVGGKNASLGEMVQNLTSAGVQVPDGFATTADAYRSFLADSGLDQKIADRLVGLDTDDVTALAAAGQEIRTLMRETPFLPDFEAQLRDSYQKLVDKHGGSDDLSWAVRSSATAEDLPDASFAGQQETFLNVRGIENILVAIKDVFASLYNDRAIAYRVHHKFEHAEVALSAGVQRMVRSDVGASGVMFTMDTESGFKDAVFVTSSYGLGEAVVQGAVNPDEFYVYKPALEAGRPAILKRGLGEKALQMTYTSNREIGHTIDFVPVDASLRNRFSLTDDDVEQLARHAVAIEKHYGRPMDIEWGKDGIDGGLYILQARPETVQSRRASGSLSRFRLNGTGRVLVEGRAIGQRIGAGSVRILSSIDQMASFKTGDVLVADMTDPDWEPIMKRASAIVTNRGGRTCHAAIIARELGIPAVVGTGDATDALADGLEVTVSCADGETGVIYEGLLDFSVEETEITQLPEAPVKVMMNVGTPEQAFTFAQLPNHGVGLARLEFIINRQIGIHPKALLNLDEQPEDVIAEIREQIAAYDSPRDFYIKRLAEGVATIAAAFAPEPVIVRMSDFKSNEYANLLGGPAYEPHEENPMIGFRGASRYLEPSFRDCFDLECEALSFVRNEMGLTNVKLMIPFVRTVDEASGVIDLLAENGLRRGENGLEVIMMCEIPSNALLADEFLDYFDGFSIGSNDMTQLTLGLDRDSAIVAGSFDERNLAVKKLLSMAIKACKARGKYVGICGQGPSDHPDFAEWLVEEGIDSVSLNPDTVVDTWIRLAGAATSAGAAVSDEATAGAAVN from the coding sequence ATGACGACGGACATCCTGTGGTTCTCAGAACTCGGCCTCAAGGACCTGGACCGGGTGGGCGGCAAGAACGCCTCCCTCGGCGAGATGGTGCAAAACCTCACGTCCGCCGGCGTCCAGGTTCCCGACGGCTTCGCCACGACGGCGGACGCCTACCGCAGCTTCCTGGCCGACTCCGGCCTGGACCAGAAGATTGCCGACCGGCTGGTCGGCCTGGATACCGACGACGTGACGGCCCTGGCCGCTGCGGGCCAGGAAATCCGCACCCTGATGCGCGAGACGCCCTTCCTGCCGGACTTCGAGGCACAGCTCCGCGACTCGTACCAGAAGCTCGTTGACAAGCACGGCGGCTCCGACGACCTCTCCTGGGCCGTCCGCTCCAGCGCGACCGCCGAGGATCTGCCCGACGCGTCCTTCGCCGGGCAGCAGGAAACCTTCCTGAATGTCCGCGGCATCGAGAACATCCTCGTGGCCATCAAAGACGTCTTCGCGTCCCTCTACAACGACCGGGCCATCGCCTACCGGGTGCACCACAAGTTCGAGCACGCCGAAGTAGCACTCTCGGCGGGCGTCCAGCGCATGGTCCGTTCCGACGTCGGCGCGTCCGGCGTGATGTTCACCATGGACACCGAATCCGGGTTCAAGGACGCCGTCTTCGTCACCTCCTCCTACGGCCTGGGCGAGGCCGTGGTCCAGGGCGCCGTCAACCCGGATGAGTTCTACGTCTACAAGCCCGCCCTCGAGGCCGGCCGGCCGGCGATCCTCAAACGGGGGCTGGGCGAGAAGGCGCTCCAGATGACGTACACGAGCAACCGCGAAATCGGCCACACCATCGATTTCGTCCCGGTGGATGCGTCGCTGCGGAACCGCTTCAGCCTCACCGACGACGACGTCGAGCAGCTCGCCCGGCACGCCGTCGCCATCGAAAAGCACTACGGACGCCCGATGGACATCGAATGGGGCAAGGACGGGATCGACGGAGGCCTGTACATTCTGCAGGCACGCCCGGAAACCGTGCAGTCCCGCCGGGCCTCGGGCAGCCTGAGCCGCTTCCGCCTGAACGGAACAGGCCGCGTGCTGGTGGAGGGCCGCGCGATCGGCCAGCGCATCGGTGCCGGCAGCGTCCGCATCCTGTCCTCGATCGACCAGATGGCATCCTTCAAGACCGGCGACGTCCTGGTCGCGGACATGACCGACCCGGACTGGGAACCGATCATGAAGCGAGCCTCCGCGATCGTGACCAACCGCGGCGGACGCACCTGTCACGCGGCCATCATCGCCCGTGAACTCGGGATTCCCGCCGTCGTCGGCACCGGCGACGCAACCGACGCCCTCGCCGACGGACTCGAGGTGACCGTCTCCTGCGCCGACGGCGAAACCGGGGTCATCTACGAGGGACTCCTGGACTTCAGCGTCGAGGAAACCGAGATCACCCAGCTGCCCGAGGCCCCGGTCAAGGTCATGATGAACGTCGGCACCCCGGAGCAGGCCTTCACCTTCGCCCAGCTCCCCAACCACGGCGTGGGCCTGGCCCGGCTGGAATTCATCATCAACCGGCAGATCGGCATCCACCCCAAGGCGCTGCTGAACCTGGACGAGCAGCCCGAGGACGTCATCGCCGAAATCCGGGAGCAGATCGCCGCCTACGACAGCCCGCGCGACTTCTACATCAAGCGCCTGGCCGAAGGCGTGGCCACCATCGCCGCGGCGTTCGCGCCTGAGCCGGTGATTGTCCGGATGTCCGACTTCAAGTCCAACGAGTACGCCAACCTGCTTGGCGGACCGGCATACGAGCCGCACGAAGAGAACCCGATGATCGGCTTCCGCGGCGCCTCGCGCTACCTGGAGCCGTCCTTCCGGGACTGCTTCGACCTGGAGTGCGAGGCCCTCTCCTTTGTCCGCAACGAGATGGGGCTGACCAACGTCAAGCTGATGATCCCGTTCGTGCGCACCGTGGACGAAGCCAGCGGCGTCATCGACCTGCTCGCGGAGAACGGCCTGCGCCGCGGCGAAAACGGCCTCGAGGTGATCATGATGTGTGAAATCCCGTCCAACGCCCTGCTGGCGGACGAGTTCCTGGACTACTTCGACGGCTTCTCCATCGGCTCCAACGACATGACCCAGCTGACCTTGGGCCTGGACCGCGACTCCGCGATCGTCGCCGGCAGCTTTGACGAGCGCAACCTTGCCGTCAAGAAGCTCCTGAGCATGGCCATCAAGGCGTGCAAGGCGCGCGGCAAGTACGTGGGCATCTGCGGCCAGGGCCCGAGCGACCACCCGGACTTCGCCGAATGGCTGGTCGAGGAAGGCATCGACTCCGTTTCGCTGAACCCCGACACGGTGGTGGACACCTGGATCCGCCTGGCCGGTGCGGCCACCTCGGCCGGCGCGGCAGTCAGCGACGAAGCGACCGCCGGGGCCGCAGTCAACTGA
- a CDS encoding pyruvate, water dikinase regulatory protein has translation MTNDAPRPVYFLSDSTGITAETLGNTLLTQFPENDFDRITVPFITTVDQARAVVRVIDNRAATGLQPIVFSTAVGSDIRQTLGTCQGIIVDLIGSHVGQLEQALGSAASGEPGRAHGLGNAARYQSRMAAVEYAMEHDDGQSLRALEKAQVILVAPSRCGKTPTTMYLALQHGIFAANFPLVDEDFEREGLPKPLRPFVSKCFGLTTNPLRLSQVRTERRRGSPYASLRQCGFELRSAERLYVSHGIPYLNSASVSVEEMAATILQKMNLKH, from the coding sequence ATGACCAATGACGCTCCCCGCCCGGTTTACTTCCTGTCGGACAGTACGGGCATCACCGCGGAAACGCTCGGCAACACCCTGCTCACGCAGTTCCCGGAGAACGATTTTGACCGCATCACGGTCCCCTTCATCACCACCGTGGACCAAGCACGCGCCGTCGTCAGGGTGATCGACAACCGGGCCGCCACCGGGCTGCAGCCCATCGTGTTCTCCACCGCCGTCGGCAGCGACATCCGGCAGACGCTGGGCACCTGCCAGGGGATCATCGTGGACCTCATCGGCAGCCACGTCGGCCAGCTGGAGCAGGCGCTCGGGTCCGCCGCCAGCGGCGAACCGGGCCGGGCCCACGGGCTGGGCAACGCCGCCCGCTACCAGTCGCGGATGGCCGCCGTCGAATACGCCATGGAGCACGACGACGGCCAGAGCCTCCGGGCGCTCGAAAAGGCGCAGGTCATCCTGGTGGCACCGTCCCGCTGCGGCAAGACGCCCACCACCATGTACCTGGCCCTGCAGCACGGCATCTTCGCCGCGAACTTTCCGCTGGTGGACGAGGACTTTGAGCGCGAAGGACTCCCCAAGCCGCTGCGGCCGTTTGTTTCCAAGTGTTTCGGCCTCACCACCAATCCCCTGCGCCTGAGCCAGGTCCGCACCGAACGCCGCCGCGGATCGCCCTACGCGTCACTGCGGCAGTGCGGCTTCGAACTGCGCAGTGCCGAACGGCTCTACGTCTCCCACGGGATCCCGTACCTCAATTCGGCCAGCGTCTCCGTCGAGGAAATGGCGGCCACCATCCTCCAGAAGATGAACCTCAAGCACTGA
- a CDS encoding phosphatidylserine decarboxylase family protein, with product MTIDSAPDRVQRPGGWLPEQQDELEDWIAGHRERVEARGEDVPLHPVIVEFQELIASDPVVRLYMTEMIEQVPKSKPYRKRHLTSVDQMLRLINEVLTMAPEFSEGGMVTTPLTAILDWTMGTEAGIAAHRDPRIVAMFRKILDAWCVFLTSEDSLYVLNTSPSGWMSEKARQVVGMDDYQHDPLAEHWGFTSWNDFFARRLTATSRPVAAPDDDKVIVSACESTPYKISSDVQRQSRFWVKNQPYSLDDLLARDESVDHFVGGTVYQAFLSALNYHRWHAPVAGTIVRAYLKDGTYFSEAESEGADAVDPTVSQSYLAHVAARAIILIQADDPVIGLMAVIPVGMIEVSSCVIGPEIVPGHHVNKGDELGYFQFGGSTECLVFRPGAIDQFALAAIPQPHDPKAPLVRVRSKLATARS from the coding sequence ATGACCATTGACTCTGCTCCCGACCGTGTCCAACGACCGGGCGGCTGGCTGCCCGAGCAACAGGATGAACTCGAAGACTGGATTGCCGGCCACCGGGAACGGGTAGAGGCGCGGGGAGAAGACGTTCCCCTGCACCCCGTGATCGTCGAGTTCCAGGAACTGATTGCCAGCGATCCCGTTGTCCGTCTCTACATGACCGAGATGATCGAGCAGGTTCCGAAGTCGAAGCCGTACCGCAAGCGGCACCTCACGAGCGTTGACCAGATGCTCCGGCTGATCAACGAGGTCCTGACGATGGCCCCCGAGTTCAGCGAAGGCGGCATGGTCACCACTCCGCTGACCGCAATCCTCGACTGGACCATGGGAACCGAGGCCGGGATCGCGGCCCATCGCGATCCGCGCATCGTTGCCATGTTCCGCAAGATCCTGGATGCTTGGTGCGTGTTCTTGACCAGCGAGGACTCGCTGTACGTATTGAACACCTCGCCGTCCGGGTGGATGTCGGAGAAGGCGCGGCAGGTCGTCGGGATGGACGACTACCAGCACGACCCCCTCGCCGAGCACTGGGGCTTCACGTCGTGGAACGATTTCTTCGCCCGCCGGCTCACCGCGACCTCCCGGCCCGTCGCAGCACCCGACGACGACAAGGTCATTGTCAGCGCGTGCGAGTCGACGCCCTACAAGATCAGCTCCGACGTTCAACGCCAGAGCCGGTTCTGGGTCAAGAACCAGCCCTACTCACTCGATGACCTGCTCGCCCGGGACGAGTCGGTGGATCACTTTGTCGGCGGAACGGTGTACCAGGCGTTCTTGAGCGCCTTGAACTATCACCGGTGGCACGCGCCCGTCGCCGGAACCATCGTGCGGGCATACCTCAAGGACGGCACGTACTTCTCGGAGGCGGAGTCCGAGGGGGCCGACGCCGTCGACCCGACGGTCTCGCAGTCATACTTGGCCCATGTCGCGGCCCGGGCGATCATCCTGATCCAGGCCGACGACCCGGTGATCGGTCTCATGGCGGTGATCCCCGTGGGCATGATCGAGGTCTCGTCCTGTGTCATCGGTCCGGAAATCGTCCCGGGCCACCATGTGAATAAAGGCGACGAGCTGGGGTACTTCCAGTTTGGCGGCTCGACGGAGTGCCTCGTCTTCCGGCCGGGTGCCATCGACCAGTTCGCCCTGGCCGCTATCCCCCAGCCGCACGATCCGAAAGCGCCCCTCGTGCGGGTCCGGTCAAAGCTGGCAACCGCCAGGTCCTGA